The proteins below come from a single Tissierella sp. MB52-C2 genomic window:
- the cobJ gene encoding precorrin-3B C(17)-methyltransferase, translating to MAKLYVVGIGPGSREHMTYKAVEVIKKSDVIVGYTPYIEYLGDLVEGKELFSTGMKGEIERCKVAIEKVKEGKNTVIVSTGDSGLYGMAGPILELAEDIEVEIIPGVTAAFSAAAELGSPIMHDYASISLSDLLTPWEVIENRLEKAAEADFVISIYNPKSKGRKEHLEKAVNIILNYRKIDTPVGIVKNSGRKGTEITITTLGSIDYDRVDMLCVLIIGNSNSYIKGDKIITPRGYNIK from the coding sequence ATGGCTAAATTATATGTAGTAGGCATAGGACCAGGCAGTAGAGAACATATGACTTATAAAGCAGTAGAAGTAATTAAGAAAAGTGATGTAATAGTAGGATATACTCCTTATATAGAATATTTAGGAGATTTAGTAGAAGGAAAAGAACTTTTTTCTACAGGAATGAAAGGCGAAATAGAAAGATGTAAAGTAGCCATAGAAAAGGTTAAAGAAGGGAAAAATACAGTAATTGTAAGTACAGGTGATTCAGGTCTTTATGGAATGGCAGGACCAATTCTAGAATTGGCAGAAGATATAGAAGTAGAAATAATACCAGGAGTTACAGCAGCATTTTCCGCAGCAGCAGAACTAGGTTCTCCTATTATGCACGATTATGCTTCAATTAGTTTGTCTGACTTACTTACTCCTTGGGAAGTAATAGAAAACAGACTAGAAAAAGCTGCTGAGGCTGATTTTGTAATTTCCATATATAATCCTAAATCAAAGGGAAGAAAGGAACATCTAGAGAAGGCAGTAAATATAATTTTAAATTATAGAAAAATTGATACGCCAGTAGGTATAGTTAAAAATTCAGGCAGAAAAGGTACAGAAATCACAATTACTACTTTAGGCAGTATAGATTATGATAGAGTAGATATGCTTTGTGTACTTATTATTGGAAACTCTAACTCTTATATAAAGGGTGATAAAATCATTACACCAAGGGGATACAATATAAAATGA
- the cbiE gene encoding precorrin-6y C5,15-methyltransferase (decarboxylating) subunit CbiE — MLIVAGIGPGNPNYLTYDVREKIENAKYILAFGRIANSLKEIRDDIVEVNKVEEIVNYIDDEKDTLLLASGDPNFFGIVDFLKKKGLRVKEVLPGISSFQYMMAKLQKSWQEGVFLSLHGRNENLESIRENRLSILLIDKYNLPSKISNDLYRLNIKGKIYAGFNLSYDDEKIIVRNIGEEIEDISSLGVVIIENEMD; from the coding sequence ATGTTAATAGTAGCAGGAATAGGGCCGGGAAATCCAAATTATTTGACTTATGATGTAAGAGAAAAAATAGAAAATGCAAAGTATATTTTAGCCTTTGGAAGAATTGCAAATTCTCTTAAAGAAATTAGAGATGATATTGTAGAAGTAAATAAAGTAGAAGAAATAGTAAATTACATAGATGATGAAAAGGACACATTATTACTTGCATCAGGAGATCCCAATTTTTTTGGAATAGTAGACTTTTTAAAGAAAAAAGGACTTAGGGTAAAGGAAGTATTGCCTGGGATTTCTTCATTTCAATATATGATGGCAAAGCTTCAAAAATCATGGCAAGAAGGAGTATTTTTGTCTCTCCATGGAAGGAATGAGAACTTAGAAAGTATTAGAGAAAATAGACTTAGTATATTGCTTATAGATAAATATAATTTACCCAGTAAAATATCTAATGATTTATATAGATTGAATATTAAAGGAAAAATATATGCAGGATTTAATCTATCCTATGATGATGAAAAAATAATAGTAAGAAATATAGGAGAAGAAATAGAAGATATTTCTTCCCTTGGGGTGGTGATAATTGAAAATGAAATGGATTAA
- the cbiT gene encoding precorrin-6Y C5,15-methyltransferase (decarboxylating) subunit CbiT, which yields MKWIKDEEFIRGNIPMTKFNIRILTLGYLAIEKGDRFLDIGAGTGSISIEAALHGAKVYAIEREEEGVELIKTNREKFGVDIDIIKGQAPEDLPNIKINKCFIGGSGGQLEGIFSYLDINLEDNGIVCGNFITVKNLNNFMELLNKHRYKDIEVQLIQGSVMDKIGLLKGQNPIFIVKGVKSND from the coding sequence ATGAAATGGATTAAAGATGAAGAATTTATAAGAGGAAATATTCCTATGACTAAATTTAACATTAGAATCCTGACTTTAGGATATTTAGCCATAGAAAAAGGAGACAGATTTTTAGATATAGGAGCAGGTACAGGTTCTATATCTATAGAAGCAGCTCTCCATGGAGCAAAGGTTTATGCCATAGAGAGAGAAGAAGAAGGAGTAGAACTAATAAAGACCAACAGAGAAAAATTTGGTGTAGATATTGATATAATAAAAGGACAAGCACCGGAAGATTTACCTAATATAAAGATAAATAAATGTTTTATAGGTGGCAGTGGTGGCCAATTAGAAGGAATATTTTCTTATTTAGATATAAATTTAGAAGATAATGGAATAGTATGTGGAAATTTTATAACCGTTAAAAACTTAAATAATTTTATGGAATTACTTAATAAGCATAGATATAAAGATATAGAAGTACAGCTTATTCAAGGATCGGTTATGGATAAGATAGGACTTTTAAAGGGACAAAATCCAATATTTATAGTAAAGGGAGTGAAGTCTAATGATTAG
- the cbiD gene encoding cobalt-precorrin-5B (C(1))-methyltransferase CbiD, whose translation MTLDLYILKEGKKLRCGYTTGSCAAAAAKAAAIMLEKKEIINYVEIDTPANIRLKLEVTNPVIEGNKAICSIVKDAGDDPDNTDGIEIYAEVSKRNDGEVFIEGGEGIGRIKRKGLFGEVGEAAINPVPRKMIEREVREISDSGYDITIFAPQGEELGKKTFNKNIGIEGGISIIGTKGIVYPMSEEALIKTIYMEVDMIEETKGKDSIVLVPGNYGEKIGEELGIKEPKVKISNFIGDSLLYIYNKGFKSMTLIGHIGKFAKLSIGVFNTHSKVCDGRMESFIYYLSLMGAPIELLNKVNNAVTAEEGLNICIEAGYGSVVKHMEKGAEERIRKYLKDENYNVKVIIYSMERGVNIC comes from the coding sequence ATGACTTTAGATTTGTATATCCTTAAAGAAGGGAAAAAATTAAGATGTGGATATACTACAGGTTCATGTGCAGCGGCAGCAGCTAAGGCGGCAGCTATTATGCTGGAAAAAAAAGAGATAATAAATTATGTGGAAATAGATACTCCAGCTAATATTAGGCTAAAACTTGAAGTAACTAACCCAGTTATTGAAGGAAATAAAGCCATATGCTCTATTGTAAAAGATGCAGGAGATGATCCAGATAATACAGATGGTATAGAAATATATGCAGAAGTTTCTAAGAGAAATGATGGAGAAGTTTTCATAGAAGGCGGAGAAGGTATTGGAAGAATAAAGAGAAAAGGATTATTTGGAGAAGTAGGAGAAGCGGCTATTAATCCAGTACCTAGAAAGATGATAGAAAGGGAAGTAAGGGAAATCTCAGATAGTGGCTATGATATAACTATATTTGCCCCTCAAGGAGAAGAACTTGGGAAAAAGACTTTCAATAAAAATATAGGTATTGAAGGGGGTATATCTATTATTGGAACTAAGGGAATAGTATATCCTATGAGTGAAGAAGCATTAATAAAAACCATATATATGGAAGTGGATATGATAGAGGAGACTAAAGGGAAAGATAGTATAGTTTTAGTACCAGGGAATTATGGGGAAAAAATAGGAGAAGAATTAGGAATTAAAGAACCAAAGGTGAAAATATCAAACTTTATAGGAGATAGTTTACTATATATCTATAATAAAGGTTTTAAATCCATGACTTTAATAGGTCATATAGGTAAATTTGCTAAACTATCCATAGGAGTATTTAATACTCATAGTAAAGTATGTGATGGAAGAATGGAATCATTTATATATTATTTATCACTTATGGGTGCTCCGATTGAATTGCTTAATAAAGTAAATAATGCAGTAACAGCAGAAGAAGGATTAAATATATGTATAGAAGCAGGTTATGGTAGTGTTGTAAAACATATGGAAAAGGGAGCAGAGGAAAGAATAAGAAAGTATTTAAAAGATGAAAATTATAATGTAAAAGTAATTATATATTCCATGGAAAGAGGTGTGAATATATGTTAA
- a CDS encoding precorrin-8X methylmutase, with protein sequence MYIKNPMEIENKSMDIIDEVMNDTNFSEEEMIIAKRMIHTTGDFDYRNIIVFKNDFIEKGKKAILKGTTIFTDTKMAYMGINKPALKKANCELKCFIDDERVFKMSKELGTTRSACAVDLAIEEGIDIFVIGNAPTALFRILELVKEGKANPKFIVGVPVGFVGAAESKEYLREFDIPSISTVGTKGGSNVAASIINALLYMVVGR encoded by the coding sequence ATGTATATAAAAAATCCTATGGAAATAGAAAATAAAAGTATGGATATTATAGATGAAGTTATGAATGACACTAATTTTTCAGAAGAAGAAATGATAATAGCCAAAAGAATGATTCATACAACTGGAGATTTTGACTATAGAAATATAATAGTATTTAAAAATGATTTCATAGAAAAAGGAAAGAAAGCTATATTAAAAGGAACCACAATATTTACAGATACAAAGATGGCATATATGGGAATCAATAAACCTGCTCTTAAAAAGGCAAATTGTGAATTGAAATGTTTCATAGATGATGAAAGAGTATTTAAAATGTCTAAGGAATTGGGAACTACGAGGTCAGCTTGTGCAGTAGATTTAGCCATAGAGGAAGGTATAGATATATTTGTAATAGGAAATGCTCCCACTGCATTATTTAGGATATTGGAGTTAGTGAAGGAGGGAAAAGCAAATCCTAAATTCATTGTAGGAGTTCCTGTAGGATTTGTTGGTGCGGCAGAGTCAAAGGAGTATTTAAGAGAATTTGATATTCCATCTATATCTACAGTAGGTACTAAAGGCGGAAGCAATGTAGCTGCCTCTATTATCAATGCCCTATTATATATGGTGGTAGGAAGATGA
- the cobM gene encoding precorrin-4 C(11)-methyltransferase, with product MISFVGAGPGNVDLITVKGRRLLEEADVIIYAGSLVSKEHLEFCKEGARLYDSASMTLEEVIEVMEISMRDNLKVVRLHTGDPTIYGAIREQMDLLNSKGIEYQVIPGVSSFTAACASIKREFTLPDVSQTVILTRIEGRTPVPKEEDLESLAKHRASMAIFLSVQEIGRVVEKLVKGYGRDDIPVAVVYKATWEDEDILFGTLGDIEEKVKEKNINKMAQILVGNFIEGEYERSKLYDPSFTHKFRSASQ from the coding sequence ATGATTAGCTTTGTAGGTGCAGGACCAGGAAATGTGGATTTAATCACAGTAAAAGGAAGAAGACTTTTAGAAGAAGCAGATGTTATTATATATGCAGGTTCATTAGTATCTAAGGAACATTTGGAGTTTTGCAAGGAAGGGGCTAGACTATACGATTCAGCTTCAATGACTTTAGAGGAAGTAATTGAAGTAATGGAAATATCCATGAGAGATAATCTAAAAGTAGTTAGATTACATACAGGAGATCCTACTATATATGGAGCCATAAGGGAGCAAATGGATTTATTGAACAGTAAGGGAATAGAGTATCAGGTAATCCCAGGAGTAAGTTCCTTTACTGCTGCCTGTGCTTCCATAAAGAGAGAATTTACATTACCTGATGTAAGTCAAACTGTAATACTTACTCGTATAGAAGGACGTACTCCAGTACCAAAGGAAGAGGATTTAGAAAGTTTAGCAAAACATAGGGCTTCCATGGCAATATTTTTATCGGTACAGGAAATAGGCAGAGTAGTAGAAAAATTAGTAAAAGGATATGGCAGAGATGATATACCTGTAGCTGTAGTATACAAAGCTACATGGGAAGACGAAGATATATTATTTGGTACTCTTGGAGATATAGAAGAAAAGGTAAAAGAGAAAAATATCAACAAAATGGCACAAATATTAGTAGGCAATTTTATAGAAGGAGAATATGAAAGGTCGAAATTATATGACCCTAGTTTCACCCATAAATTTAGGAGTGCATCTCAATGA
- the cbiG gene encoding cobalt-precorrin 5A hydrolase — MKIACLSFTHKGKEIGEKLKALGKKGEYSFHHYSNDEIEGGIKNRLDYIWKEYNGLVFISSTGIAIRMINSYIKNKTMDPAIVVVDDCGRFSISLLSGHLGGANELSNWIGKEIDAIPVITTASDNRGIEAIDIFAKQNNYYMDNMKLVTKITGMMVNGKTLGFYSEDYKTINYPNIVIVKDLNNIPSEIEGLIIVSSENLQIENINIPYIYLRPKNINIGIGCRKGVEGKRIIEAVESAMKELNLSKNSIRAIGTVEVKKDEEGIIEAARYFNCPIKIFTIEEIKEVEDKFEKSQFVKDTIGVYSVSEPSAYLLGGKLIKEKSKYNGITISISKETRNG, encoded by the coding sequence ATGAAAATAGCCTGTCTATCCTTTACCCATAAAGGTAAAGAAATAGGTGAAAAATTAAAGGCTCTTGGTAAAAAGGGAGAATATTCATTTCATCATTATTCAAATGATGAAATAGAAGGTGGAATAAAAAATCGATTGGATTATATTTGGAAAGAATATAATGGTCTAGTATTTATTTCATCTACTGGAATAGCCATACGAATGATAAATTCATATATAAAAAATAAAACCATGGACCCAGCCATAGTAGTCGTAGATGATTGTGGCAGATTTTCCATATCTTTATTGTCAGGACACTTAGGTGGAGCAAATGAGCTTTCTAATTGGATTGGAAAAGAAATAGATGCTATTCCAGTTATAACTACTGCATCTGACAATAGAGGTATAGAAGCTATAGATATATTTGCTAAGCAAAACAACTATTACATGGATAATATGAAATTGGTGACTAAAATAACTGGAATGATGGTAAATGGAAAGACATTGGGCTTTTATTCTGAAGACTATAAAACAATTAATTATCCTAATATAGTAATAGTTAAAGATTTAAACAATATACCTTCTGAAATAGAAGGTTTAATTATAGTAAGTTCAGAAAATCTACAGATTGAAAATATAAATATTCCATATATATATCTAAGACCTAAAAATATAAACATTGGAATTGGATGCAGAAAAGGAGTGGAGGGAAAAAGAATTATTGAAGCTGTAGAATCTGCTATGAAGGAATTAAATCTTTCTAAGAATAGCATAAGAGCAATTGGTACAGTAGAAGTAAAAAAAGATGAAGAAGGTATTATAGAAGCTGCAAGATATTTTAATTGTCCAATTAAAATATTTACCATAGAAGAAATAAAGGAAGTAGAAGATAAATTTGAGAAGTCTCAGTTTGTGAAAGATACAATAGGAGTTTATTCGGTATCAGAGCCTTCAGCATACTTACTTGGTGGAAAATTAATTAAAGAGAAATCAAAATATAATGGTATTACAATATCCATATCAAAGGAGACAAGAAATGGCTAA